The nucleotide sequence GACCCAGTGTGTAAGTGGTCGCCGAATCACGATCGGATCGTAGAGGCCGTAACTGTCGCTGATAAGGGAATCTCACTAGTCCAAGCTTCGCCTGCCTTCAAGTATCGTGGGAGATAAAAAGTATCACAGAACGGTGGTTCAGGAATAGTCTCCTGTACCACCGTTTTTTTAAAGTATACTTATATGCCAGCCGTTTATTTGAATTTCGGGAGCTCGTCTAGTGTAAGGACATAATCGTGATTGAACACCGTGTTGAGATATTCAGCAGTGTTTTGCTCCATAATGTGCATCGTATGCCAGGTTAGAAACCAAGACCACTTTGCACCGTCCTTTATCATATCGTCGGGATTTGGGATTGGACCATTTTCATGGTAGGCGATTGGCATTTCAGTTCCTACGATAGCTGCAACTTTATCATACTTACTCAGCTGCGTGCCCTCGCTATAATTGTCCGCACCGGCAATATCGACGTATTCATCGCCCGGATACCAACCGTCCTTAACTTCGCCACTATAGCCTAGAACCCAGATTAAGTTGTTTAATCCGTGGACGTTGGTATAGCGGTCATACATGAGCCGCCAAAGCTTCTTGAAGTTTTCACCGCCACCCTTACCCCACCAAAACCAAGCGCCATCAAATTCATGGAACGGTCTCCACAGAACGGGAACGCCTGCTTCCTGTAGCACCTTTAATTCCTCTGCGACACGATCCATCTGAGCAATCATACCGTTATATAAATCGGAACCTTCGGTCAATGCTTCCTCCAAGTCGATCTTACCTTTGCTTGACTCATAGCCAACACCATCAGGAGGAGTACCCCAATGCCAGCAAATCGAAACGATGCCTCCGAGTTCCCACCATGCGATTGCTCTTTGTGTGACCCCTGAAAAGTCTTCATTAATGTAGTCAAGACCTCTGATGGCAGGGAGTCTTCCGGTGTTGTCCTTAATATAATTAATTTCAAAGTCTGGTGTACCCTTCCACGTTGATTCTTGTTGCCCACTAATGATGTAATCACCGTAGATGTCACGAATGTAGTTGTACAAAATTTTTGCTTCCTTAGTCGCATTCGGATTTTTCAAATGGTTTGTGTCTGATAGTGTAATTTGCGGAGATACGATAGAAACCGGCTGTACTTGCACAGGATCATCGCTTACTAACGGATCAGTAGAAGTAGTCGCGATCGGTGTCTCGCTTGCGGGTGAAGGCGATTCAGGATTTGTAGAAGAGTTGCTTGGAAGGGTGTCCTTTTCTTTGGTGCTGCACCCTACAATGCTAACCAATAGTACACATACAGCTAAACAAGTACAGCTTAGTGTCATTTTTTGCATTTGATTAAAACCCCCAGGAACGTTGTTGTGAACCCTATTGTACTTACTTCAATTAAGGTTCTCTACAAAGTTTCGCAACGGCTATTCAAACCACTGCCTTTAGGTATATAAAGGGGGGTCAATATGGAATAAGCTCTGTTAAACACAGAGGTTTTCTTGCAAGTTTTTTATGACTTCAGGGACTTCCGAGCTCGCAACTTATGTTGCAGATGATGCAGTTGCTGCATCAACTGCTCATATTCTTGAAGCTCTATTTTGCAGGATATAATCGTTGCGCCTACAACATGAGTAATCGCCTGTTTTTGTGTGATCGCCTTTGGTTGTAAGTGGATATATACCTTTCGTTCATCCTCAGTGGACCGTTCCTTGCGTAGCCAACCGCTGGCTTCCATGCGTGCGATCATCGGTGTTAACGTTCCTGTGCCTAGCTTTAAGGCTTGCCCCAGTTCTTTAAGCGTTACGCTGTCCTTCTCCCAAAGTGCTAAGAGTACAAGGTATTGCGGATAGGTTAAGCCAAAAGGGTGCAGCACATTCGTATATAGCTTAGTGAATTCACTAGACGTTTCATAGATCGCAAAGCATAGTTGATTTTTAAGTGATAAGAAGTCCTTCATCATATCCTCCATTGGGCTAAGTCAGCAATTGTAATACATCCTTCGCCATCTTACTTGGGTCAGTAGTGGGTGGATAACGCTTCACGACGCGACCATTGCGGTCAACTAGGAATTTGGTAAAGTTCCACTTAATGTTTTTGAAAATAAAGCCTTTCTTCTGATCCTTCAGGAAAGTGAATAAAGGATCAGTATGCTCCCCATTCACATCAATCTTGGCAAACATCGGGAAGCTGACCCCATAGTTCAATTGGCAGAATGACGTTGTTTCATCGATATTGTCGAATTCCTGATTATTGAATTGATCGCAAGGGAAGCCAAGAATTTCTAAACCCTGCTCCTTATAAGCGTCATATAGATTCTGAAGCCCTTTGAATTGAGGGGTTAAGCCACATTTGCTTGCGGTATTCACTATAATTAACGGCTTTCCCTTGAAATCCTGTAACGAAATCTGCTCTCCATTAGGCTTATTAACCGAAAAATCATATATCGTTTTCACATTGTTTCCTCCCCAGCACATATATATCGTACACGATTAAATCTTACACGATATATAATACTGTAATTACTAGAGAAGTGCAATTAGAGGAACACTGCCTCATCTGAACCAGTGTGTTAATGTTGTTCGCTTAGAGCTACGGCAGCTAGTGTATGAAGCACTGTGTTATCCATCGGCGGGTTATGCAAGCCTGCGCGAACATCTCGATAATAGCGTTCTAACGGCGAGTTCCTCGATAGACTAGTGCCTCCAACAATTCGCATGGCTAAATCAACTACTTTAAGGGCATTGTTCGTTGCAACATATTTCGCCAGTCCAAGCTCAGGCCTCTGGTTCGGCCGATTGTCCAATTCGCGATCCCAGCGGTCAGCAGCGGAATACAACAGGCAACGGGCCGTTCGCAGTTCGGCCTCCATTAAACCAATCGTTTGCTGTACTGTTGGCAGCTCGGCAATCGTTCCTGAGAGATGATTGGGGCGGTACGATTGAGCGAATTGTACTGCGTAATCTCGTGCCGCGATAGCGATACCGATGTAGCAAGCGGGAATATGCAACAACCAGCCACCACCGTCGTCTATACCTTGGCCATCGAGACGCGCATCCGAGGCTACGAATGCATCATCCAAGACGACATCGTGACTACCAGTTGCACGCATTCCGATTGTATCCCACGTTTCGATGAGAGTGGTTCGGTACGATTTTCGAACTAGAAAATCGTTCACGCAGTTCTCCTCTGGAATATAGGCAGAAATAACGAAGCGATCGAGAATCGGTGATAGCGTGCTGAACGTTTTGCGTCCGGTAATGAGCCACCCTCCATCGGTTCGAATTGCAGTTGTCGCAGGCTTACCTCCACGACTAGGACTTCCTGAACCCAGTTCACTGCCGAAAGTATTGATCATTGCACCATCATTAACAATGTCATGGCATAGCGCAGCGAAAATGTTCTTCGGCCATTTATCGCTTGATCGCAGATGAAGCACCTGACCCAGATGCCAGCCGACAGCAAGTGCAGTCGACCCGTCCCCATAGGCTAGCCTCTCCTGAAGCATCACCATCTCATATAACGATCGCTCATCCCCACCGAACTCGCGCGGCACTGTCATTTTCAAATAGCCCGCATTTCGCAGATCTTCGAAGTTATCGAACGGAAAGGAGCCTTCCCGATCATGTTTGGCTGCTCGCGTAGCGAAACGTCTAGCAAGTGCCTCAACCTTCATCACGTTTGATTGTTCCGCATCATTGCGAATATATTGATCGATTAAGCGACTCATACTTTAGCCCACCTCATTAAAACAGATTGATGTCTCCATATTACCTATATTTTCGATTTAATAAAAGAAAACCAAAGTAACCTCAATAGTTTGCACCCTTGTTGCGATAACGAGATTAGCGATATAATTATGATGATTTTCTTTTATTTACTAATTCGAATAATAAAGGAGAGCATCGGAATGTCCCAGTCTGTTAAGCCGAATGAACCAATCGTCACGCACATTTATACCGCTGACCCCTCTGCACACGTGTTCGAGGGCAAATTGTATATCTACCCTTCGCATGACATCGATCATGATGGGCCAACGAACGATAATGGTGATCAGTATGCGATGGAGGATTACCATGTTCTATCTCTAGATGATTTGAACTCACCGTGTATAGACAATGGTGAAGCGCTCCATGTGAGGGATGTTCCGTGGGCATCGGAGCAGATGTGGGCACCGGACGCAGCATATAAGAACGGCATCTATTATTTATTTTTCCCAGCGAGAGATCATGATGGCATCTTCCGAATTGGAGTTGCGACAAGCACTTCTCCCGCAGGTCCTTTCAAAGCCGAAGACAATTACATCCCAGGCAGCTATAGCATAGACCCTGCGGTGCTTGTCGATGAAGACAACAGAGCCTATATGTATTTCGGTGGTCTGTGGGGAGGTCAGTTGGAAAAATGGCAGACAGGAGCATACAAGCCTGAAGCGCCAGATCCAGCGGCTACAGATCGGGCATATGGACCAAGAGTTGCAGAACTCAATGAGGATATGCTGACATTCAAATCGGAACCGGCTGAAATCGTAATTGTCGACGAAGAAGGTAAACCATTGCTTGCGGGAGATGAGGAGCGGAGATACTTCGAAGGCCCGTGGGTGCACAAGTATAATGGAAAGTATTATCTCTCCTATTCTACGGGAACTACTCATAAGCTCGTATATGCAGTTGGTGATAAGCCTGAAGGGCCTTATGTATTCAAAGGTACGATATTGACACCTGTGCTCGGTTGGACAACCCATCATTCGATTGTGGAATTCAAGGATAAGTGGTACCTGTTCTATCATGATTGCTCCCTATCGGGTGGGGTAGATCATAAGCGTAGCGTCAAATTCACAGAGCTTAAGTATAATGAGGATGGGACGATTCAGACGATCGATCCGTATAAATAAAGCTTGAGTTTGTGGGCAAGTAGCGAGAGAGCTAATCGAGCAAGTGGATTAGCTCTCTTTTTTGTGTTGTGTAGCCAGTTAATGTAACGCTTGAACAGTAATGATCGGATGAAGCTTGCCTTCCAGCGCAAAAGAA is from Candidatus Cohnella colombiensis and encodes:
- a CDS encoding glutathione peroxidase yields the protein MKTIYDFSVNKPNGEQISLQDFKGKPLIIVNTASKCGLTPQFKGLQNLYDAYKEQGLEILGFPCDQFNNQEFDNIDETTSFCQLNYGVSFPMFAKIDVNGEHTDPLFTFLKDQKKGFIFKNIKWNFTKFLVDRNGRVVKRYPPTTDPSKMAKDVLQLLT
- a CDS encoding glycosyl hydrolase, with product MQKMTLSCTCLAVCVLLVSIVGCSTKEKDTLPSNSSTNPESPSPASETPIATTSTDPLVSDDPVQVQPVSIVSPQITLSDTNHLKNPNATKEAKILYNYIRDIYGDYIISGQQESTWKGTPDFEINYIKDNTGRLPAIRGLDYINEDFSGVTQRAIAWWELGGIVSICWHWGTPPDGVGYESSKGKIDLEEALTEGSDLYNGMIAQMDRVAEELKVLQEAGVPVLWRPFHEFDGAWFWWGKGGGENFKKLWRLMYDRYTNVHGLNNLIWVLGYSGEVKDGWYPGDEYVDIAGADNYSEGTQLSKYDKVAAIVGTEMPIAYHENGPIPNPDDMIKDGAKWSWFLTWHTMHIMEQNTAEYLNTVFNHDYVLTLDELPKFK
- a CDS encoding glycoside hydrolase family 43 protein, translating into MSQSVKPNEPIVTHIYTADPSAHVFEGKLYIYPSHDIDHDGPTNDNGDQYAMEDYHVLSLDDLNSPCIDNGEALHVRDVPWASEQMWAPDAAYKNGIYYLFFPARDHDGIFRIGVATSTSPAGPFKAEDNYIPGSYSIDPAVLVDEDNRAYMYFGGLWGGQLEKWQTGAYKPEAPDPAATDRAYGPRVAELNEDMLTFKSEPAEIVIVDEEGKPLLAGDEERRYFEGPWVHKYNGKYYLSYSTGTTHKLVYAVGDKPEGPYVFKGTILTPVLGWTTHHSIVEFKDKWYLFYHDCSLSGGVDHKRSVKFTELKYNEDGTIQTIDPYK
- a CDS encoding acyl-CoA/acyl-ACP dehydrogenase; protein product: MSRLIDQYIRNDAEQSNVMKVEALARRFATRAAKHDREGSFPFDNFEDLRNAGYLKMTVPREFGGDERSLYEMVMLQERLAYGDGSTALAVGWHLGQVLHLRSSDKWPKNIFAALCHDIVNDGAMINTFGSELGSGSPSRGGKPATTAIRTDGGWLITGRKTFSTLSPILDRFVISAYIPEENCVNDFLVRKSYRTTLIETWDTIGMRATGSHDVVLDDAFVASDARLDGQGIDDGGGWLLHIPACYIGIAIAARDYAVQFAQSYRPNHLSGTIAELPTVQQTIGLMEAELRTARCLLYSAADRWDRELDNRPNQRPELGLAKYVATNNALKVVDLAMRIVGGTSLSRNSPLERYYRDVRAGLHNPPMDNTVLHTLAAVALSEQH
- a CDS encoding MarR family transcriptional regulator, producing the protein MMKDFLSLKNQLCFAIYETSSEFTKLYTNVLHPFGLTYPQYLVLLALWEKDSVTLKELGQALKLGTGTLTPMIARMEASGWLRKERSTEDERKVYIHLQPKAITQKQAITHVVGATIISCKIELQEYEQLMQQLHHLQHKLRARKSLKS